From one Flavobacterium sp. N502536 genomic stretch:
- a CDS encoding polyprenyl synthetase family protein, which yields MNITSQIKQPIFNEMELFEKKFHESMTSKVALLNRITYYIVNRKGKQMRPMFVFLTAKMVSEGVVNERTYRGASVIELIHTATLVHDDVVDDSNRRRGFFSINALWKNKIAVLVGDYLLSKGLLLSIDNGDFDLLRIISVAVREMSEGELLQIEKARRLDITEEVYYEIIRKKTATLIAACCALGAKSVIEDDAQVENMRKFGELIGMAFQIKDDLFDYSEEAIGKPTGIDIKEQKMTLPLIHVLNTCTPQEKKWLINSIKNHNKDKKRVKEVIAFVKGNNGLAYAEQKMVQFQQEALSLLENFSDSEFKDALVLMVNYVIERKK from the coding sequence CTCAAATAAAACAGCCCATTTTTAACGAGATGGAACTTTTTGAAAAAAAGTTCCATGAATCGATGACCTCAAAGGTGGCTTTGTTGAATCGTATCACCTATTATATCGTAAACCGAAAAGGGAAACAAATGCGTCCGATGTTTGTTTTTCTAACCGCTAAAATGGTTTCTGAAGGTGTTGTAAACGAGAGAACGTATCGTGGTGCTTCTGTAATTGAACTTATTCATACGGCTACTTTGGTACACGATGATGTGGTAGACGATAGTAACCGTCGTCGTGGATTTTTCTCGATTAATGCGCTTTGGAAAAATAAAATTGCCGTTTTGGTTGGAGATTATTTACTATCCAAAGGACTTTTACTCTCTATAGACAATGGTGACTTTGATTTATTGAGAATCATTTCTGTCGCTGTTCGCGAAATGAGCGAAGGCGAACTACTTCAAATCGAAAAAGCCAGAAGACTCGATATTACCGAAGAGGTTTATTACGAGATCATCCGAAAGAAAACTGCAACACTTATTGCAGCCTGTTGTGCACTTGGGGCAAAATCGGTAATTGAAGACGATGCTCAGGTCGAAAACATGAGAAAATTTGGCGAACTTATCGGAATGGCTTTTCAAATCAAAGATGACTTATTTGATTATAGCGAAGAAGCCATAGGTAAACCAACCGGAATCGATATTAAAGAGCAAAAAATGACTTTGCCCTTAATTCACGTATTAAATACTTGTACCCCGCAAGAAAAAAAGTGGTTGATAAACTCCATCAAAAACCACAATAAAGACAAAAAACGCGTCAAAGAAGTTATTGCTTTTGTAAAAGGGAATAACGGATTGGCTTATGCCGAACAAAAAATGGTGCAATTTCAGCAGGAAGCGCTTTCTTTATTAGAGAACTTTTCGGATTCTGAGTTTAAAGATGCCCTTGTTTTAATGGTAAACTACGTTATAGAAAGAAAGAAATAA
- a CDS encoding RNA polymerase sigma factor has translation MKIIHLHQEETEIIRLAVDNNRQAQQQIYSRFSSKMLSVCRQYIKDIQLAEDVMITAFMKVFTNLSRFEHKGSFEGWVRRIMVNECISYLRVQKKVKFSEEEIYIEESFNAIDSQFSIDQIQFLIDALPDGYKMVFNLYAIEGYKHNEIAKMLGINEGTSKSQLSHARKMLQTQITILKRQDNGTE, from the coding sequence ATGAAAATTATTCACCTACATCAGGAAGAAACTGAAATTATAAGGTTGGCAGTCGATAATAATCGACAGGCACAACAGCAAATATACAGTCGGTTTTCTTCAAAAATGTTAAGTGTTTGTCGACAGTATATAAAAGACATTCAACTGGCAGAAGATGTAATGATAACCGCTTTTATGAAAGTGTTTACAAATTTAAGCAGATTTGAACATAAAGGAAGTTTTGAAGGATGGGTCAGGCGGATTATGGTGAACGAATGTATCTCTTATTTGAGAGTTCAGAAAAAAGTAAAATTTAGTGAAGAAGAAATTTACATCGAAGAAAGTTTCAACGCAATTGACAGTCAGTTTTCGATAGATCAGATTCAGTTTTTAATTGATGCTTTGCCCGACGGTTATAAAATGGTTTTTAATTTATATGCCATAGAAGGATACAAACACAATGAGATTGCCAAGATGTTGGGGATTAATGAAGGGACATCGAAATCGCAATTATCGCACGCCAGAAAGATGCTGCAAACACAAATTACAATTTTAAAAAGACAAGATAATGGAACCGAATAA
- the dnaG gene encoding DNA primase yields MISQSTIDSVFETARVEEVIGDFVNLKRAGSNFKGLSPFSDERSPSFMVSPAKGIWKDFSTGKGGNSVKFLMEHSQFTYPEAIRYLAKKYNIEIEETEQTDAEKAMTDVRESMYLVSEFAKEYFHKTLLNSEEGKAIGLSYFKERGFTNETIKKFSLGYSPETWDALTKEALGKGYKLEFLESTGLTIAREDRPFDRFKGRVMFPIESMSGRVLGFGGRILTNDKKAAKYLNSPESDIYHKSKVLYGIFQAKQAIAKQNNCYLVEGYTDVIQFHQAGIENVVASSGTALTPDQIRLVNRLTRNITVLFDGDAAGLRASVRGIDLILEEGMNVRVCAFPDGEDPDSFARKNSHDDLVAYLEENSKDFIQFKASLLMKEAKNDPIKKADLIRDMVNSIAKIPDRIQREVYTQECARIMDISEQVLVSTLAQLIQKDIAEVNKKQKQEQKPFEVFRNQSPKNTGYSGGDPDDPRTGPPEDYYPGEPGFAPQESAEKVDILYRLERKVIEILLLYGDKTEEFEDVLLKNNDEGEVVMVSEMREYKVYERIYLSLQEDEVELSNNLFRDIFTDLIGFYNQNEKFSLEQYLMRLQPDFAQEVTDILMEDEKLALHDWEGQNIFSKMKHETIAQYVTETIMSMRWFLVDKIIHELKSSIKPDNSDNTELLSMVVDYSKLVNSFSKKLGRVMSRYH; encoded by the coding sequence TTGATTTCACAAAGTACAATTGATTCTGTTTTTGAAACTGCTCGTGTAGAGGAGGTTATTGGTGATTTTGTTAATTTAAAACGAGCCGGAAGTAACTTCAAAGGCTTAAGTCCGTTCTCAGATGAGCGCTCTCCGTCGTTCATGGTATCACCTGCAAAAGGAATCTGGAAAGATTTTAGTACCGGAAAGGGAGGGAATTCAGTCAAATTCCTGATGGAACACTCGCAGTTCACCTATCCGGAGGCGATTCGATACCTGGCAAAAAAATACAACATAGAAATAGAAGAAACGGAGCAGACCGATGCTGAAAAAGCGATGACTGATGTCCGTGAAAGCATGTATCTGGTTTCGGAATTTGCCAAAGAATATTTTCATAAAACACTTCTCAATTCAGAAGAAGGAAAAGCAATTGGACTTTCTTATTTTAAAGAAAGAGGTTTTACCAATGAGACCATCAAAAAATTTAGTTTAGGTTATTCGCCGGAAACCTGGGATGCCCTTACCAAAGAAGCTTTGGGTAAAGGATACAAACTGGAGTTTCTGGAAAGCACGGGTTTAACAATCGCAAGAGAAGATCGTCCGTTTGACAGGTTCAAGGGGCGTGTTATGTTCCCTATTGAAAGTATGTCCGGGCGTGTTTTGGGTTTTGGAGGGCGTATTTTAACCAATGATAAAAAAGCGGCAAAATATTTAAACTCTCCAGAAAGTGATATTTACCATAAAAGTAAAGTGCTTTATGGAATTTTTCAGGCAAAACAGGCCATCGCGAAGCAAAACAATTGTTATTTGGTTGAAGGGTACACCGATGTAATTCAGTTTCATCAGGCCGGAATCGAGAACGTTGTGGCTTCATCGGGAACCGCTTTAACACCCGATCAGATTCGTTTGGTCAATCGATTAACGCGAAATATAACCGTTCTTTTTGATGGGGATGCTGCCGGATTACGAGCTTCCGTTCGAGGAATCGATTTGATTCTGGAAGAAGGTATGAACGTAAGAGTTTGTGCTTTTCCTGACGGAGAAGATCCGGACAGTTTTGCGCGTAAAAATTCGCATGATGATCTTGTTGCTTATTTAGAAGAAAACAGTAAAGATTTTATACAGTTTAAAGCCTCTCTTTTGATGAAAGAGGCTAAAAACGACCCTATAAAAAAGGCCGATCTGATTCGGGATATGGTCAATAGTATTGCTAAAATTCCGGACCGCATTCAGCGTGAAGTTTATACGCAGGAATGTGCCAGAATTATGGATATTTCTGAGCAGGTTTTGGTGAGTACTTTGGCGCAGCTCATTCAAAAGGATATTGCCGAAGTCAATAAAAAACAAAAGCAGGAACAAAAGCCTTTTGAAGTTTTCAGGAATCAAAGTCCAAAAAATACCGGCTATTCAGGAGGTGATCCCGATGATCCAAGAACTGGACCGCCCGAAGATTATTATCCGGGAGAGCCTGGATTTGCTCCACAGGAATCGGCTGAAAAAGTGGATATTTTATACCGTTTAGAACGTAAAGTAATTGAGATTTTATTGCTTTATGGAGATAAAACGGAAGAATTTGAAGATGTACTTTTGAAAAACAACGATGAAGGCGAAGTTGTAATGGTCTCTGAAATGAGAGAATACAAAGTGTATGAGCGTATTTATTTGAGTTTACAGGAAGATGAAGTAGAGCTTTCGAACAATTTGTTCCGTGACATCTTTACCGATTTAATTGGGTTTTACAATCAGAATGAAAAATTCAGTCTTGAACAATATTTAATGCGTTTGCAGCCTGACTTTGCTCAGGAGGTTACGGATATTTTAATGGAAGATGAAAAGTTAGCCCTGCACGATTGGGAAGGTCAGAACATTTTTTCTAAAATGAAACACGAAACCATTGCGCAGTATGTTACCGAAACGATTATGTCGATGCGTTGGTTTTTGGTTGATAAAATCATCCATGAATTAAAAAGCTCTATAAAACCTGATAATTCAGATAATACAGAGCTTTTGTCTATGGTTGTCGATTACTCAAAATTAGTTAACTCATTCTCGAAAAAACTGGGTAGAGTAATGTCGAGATACCATTAA